In Bactrocera oleae isolate idBacOlea1 chromosome 5, idBacOlea1, whole genome shotgun sequence, a genomic segment contains:
- the LOC106621338 gene encoding protein stunted: MTNAWRAAGLTYIQYSNVCARVVRQALKTNLRTDAAKRNETHVKFTPWADGKPARRTIEEA, from the exons ATGACTAACGCATGGAGAGCCGCTGGACTTAC CTACATCCAATACTCTAACGTCTGCGCTCGTGTTGTGCGACAAGCACTGAAGACCAACCTTCGTACCGAT GCCGCTAAGCGCAATGAGACTCATGTAAAGTTCACACCATGGGCCGATGGCAAACCTGCAC GCCGCACTATTGAAGAAGCTTAA
- the Rnmt gene encoding mRNA cap guanine-N7 methyltransferase translates to MTEITESHSSKGEDDDSSDGEHAQRLQSTSTGYQNIRLQQQVVSLSAESDDSDEPIHKMRCIENTAKQKECGTKEESDSGGPDKDVAPFPLQSGLHNRNGPRFYPVKDCQLDRILPLQQEEQEQEQHEDVAEQITDGNMHIVASHYNELKETGRKERLQSRIVYMRNFNNWLKSQLIAEYLARIKEQQRIGDPMRVLDLCCGKGGDLLKWEKANITHLICTDIAEVSVDQCKKRYEEMQSRADKSKFASKFSAEFFACDATLVRLRERYKDKSLKLNLVSCQFAFHYSFESLTQAECMVRNAAECLQPGGYFIATIPDANEIMRRLRQSPNPRSIGNEIYKIDFICDTDPPPLFGAKYQFHLEGVVDCPEFLVHFPTLVKLCLKHGLKLERKAPFADYYKESLEKGRSLLQRMNGLETVIPNRQGKDPEFQHLQTYFKGGSSKSVGTLSQSEWEATTLYLVCAFRKCKNTWDSEGKPVFEFD, encoded by the exons ATGACTGAAATAACTGAAAGCCATAGTAGTAAAGGTGAAGACGATGACAGCAGTGACGGTGAGCATGCACAAAGATTGCAATCCACTTCCACTGGGTATCAAAATATTAGATTGCAACAACAGGTAGTCTCGCTTTCGGCCGAAAGTGATGACAGCGACGAACCTATTCATAAGATGCGATGTATTGAAAACACTGCCAAACAAAAGGAGTGCGGTACAAAAGAAGAAAGTGACAGCGGCGGTCCAGATAAAGATGTTGCTCCGTTCCCACTACAATCGGGTCTacataaccggaacggacccagattttatccggtcaaggactgtcaactcgacagaattctgccgctacaacaagaagaacaagaacaagAACAACATGAAGATGTTGCTGAACAAATAACTGATGGCAATATGCACATAGTTGCTTCGCATTATAATGAATTGAAGGAAACCGGACGCAAGGAGCGCCTCCAATCGCGTATTGTTTACATGCGAAACTTTAACAATTGGTTAAAGAGTCAACTCATCGCAGAGTATTTAGCACGCATTAAAGAACAGCAACGTATAGGTGATCCTATGCGTGTTCTAGATTTATGTTGCGGTAAAGGTGGTGATCTTCTCAAATGGGAAAAAGCCAATATAACCCATCTTATTTGTACCGATATTGCCGAGGTGTCTGTGGACCAGTGTAAAAAGCGATATGAAGAAATGCAATCGCGTGCGGATAAGTCAAAATTCGCTAGCAAATTTTCAGCTGAATTCTTTGCCTGTGATGCCACTTTAGTACGTCTTCGTGAGCGCTACAAAGATAAATCACTTAAATTGAATTTGGTGTCATGCCAATTTGCATTTCACTACTCTTTTGAGTCTCTGACTCAAGCCGAGTGCATGGTTCGCAATGCAGCCGAATGCCTGCAACCGGGTGGATATTTTATAGCGACTATTCCGGATGCAAATGAAATAATGCGTCGCTTGCGTCAATCGCCAAATCCTCGAAGCATCggtaatgaaatttataaaatcgattTCATATGTGACACAGATCCACCACCTCTTTTTGGTGCTAAATATCAATTTCATTTAGAGGGCGTCGTCGATTGCCCAGAATTTCTAGTGCATTTTCCAACATTAGTTAAATTGTGTCTCAAACATGGTTTAAAGCTAGAGCGTAAAGCACCTTTTGCAGATTACTACAAAGAGTCGTTGGAAAAGg gcCGCTCGCTGCTGCAACGTATGAATGGTTTGGAAACTGTAATACCAAATCGACAAGGGAAGGATCCCGAGTTTCAGcatttacaaacatatttcaAAGGAGGTTCATCAAAATCCGTAGGAACGCTTTCGCAGTCCGAATGGGAAGCTACAA CACTTTATCTTGTGTGTGCATTCCGTAAGTGCAAAAACACATGGGACAGTGAAGGCAAACCCGTTTTCGAGTTCGACTAG
- the Nnp-1 gene encoding ribosomal RNA processing protein 1 homolog, which yields MVIMKTKKVKKHFKTRKFQQVTEVEENEDVEREVIPKDVRIIAQEVQIVRSLACNDLNKRNRQIRKLRKWLQLRSRSSFPFSEEDFLRIWKGLYYNMWMSDKPLVQEDLAEQLGKLTECFDGDVATSVNFFGAFMKTMCNEWFGIDQWRIDKFMMLVRRMLRYMFRVLRGVGWTKDSIKLFNEHMHLTVLAEESPAIGLTMHYLDIFFEELAKVSEGNINAEQVGDFVLPFVTYLSKGRNAKLVSHCRSQVLEHLLYQSTLGREYTEKFNAWKQMGFPTESINDLELVEEDAVEDGENEDGEEYEGAELQSTEKYLDPRAGNVDVFMPELPLNAKYVIDELERLLYKDDDITTKMRISLRKQLEIFQIYQRGEFPLGVKTMPRFKADNEKPLMKDKIEKLENVENELFGVGRKLKQLNKRKRRKLLKSLNFTEVDESNFDQTIMKALPKQYLKERKRKSNAFMNNWVEEELGAEDILPTKKQKNKKNNTEKSNGFTELEAEETSNFDGVKDNTQGVDEIIVPTQNDKVEEEKLQKTPKRKDLDSTKATKEQQAEKVDTKHKKQKEGSDTKAKTVWDTPLAEGEIEYFIPSRKIQLKNANANLVPNPLAKKLQNNASTPVNTKKGTSTASNPTPTGSIKRVKIALKHNTAQNPSEYIKQIKSSPNLPYDADKKPGKGLLKPNSMPSPINPFYKKKIGLRLANDTI from the coding sequence atggtaataatgaaaactaaaaaagttaagaaacattttaaaacaCGAAAATTTCAACAAGTAACTGAAGTAGAGGAAAATGAGGACGTTGAGCGTGAAGTAATTCCTAAAGATGTACGTATCATAGCACAGGAAGTGCAAATAGTCCGTTCGCTTGCCTGTAATGATCTCAACAAACGTAATCGCCAAATCCGTAAGCTGCGCAAATGGTTGCAATTACGGTCACGTAGTTCTTTTCCTTTCTCAGAGGAGGATTTTCTCCGCATCTGGAAGGGACTATACTACAATATGTGGATGTCAGATAAGCCATTGGTGCAAGAAGATTTGGCCGAACAATTGGGCAAATTAACTGAATGTTTCGATGGTGATGTGGCAACTAGTGTGAATTTTTTCGGCGCGTTCATGAAAACAATGTGCAATGAATGGTTCGGCATTGATCAATGGCGTATTGACAAATTCATGATGTTGGTACGACGAATGCTGCGTTATATGTTCCGTGTTTTGAGAGGCGTTGGCTGGACTAAAGActccataaaattatttaatgaacATATGCATCTGACAGTTTTGGCTGAGGAAAGTCCTGCTATAGGTTTGACAATGCACTATCTGGACATTTTCTTTGAAGAATTGGCAAAAGTATCTGAGGGTAACATTAACGCCGAACAAGTGGGCGACTTCGTGCTTCCGTTTGTAACTTATTTATCTAAAGGCCGTAATGCTAAACTAGTATCGCACTGTCGATCACAAGTGTTGGAACATTTACTGTACCAAAGCACTTTAGGTCGTGAATATACTGAAAAATTTAACGCATGGAAACAAATGGGTTTCCCTACTGAATCAATAAACGACTTAGAATTAGTTGAGGAAGATGCAGTGGAAGACGGAGAAAACGAAGACGGAGAAGAATATGAAGGAGCGGAATTACAATCTACCGAGAAATACTTAGATCCACGTGCAGGAAATGTCGATGTGTTCATGCCCGAGCTGCCGTTAAACGCTAAATATGTAATTGATGAATTGGAAAGACTTTTATATAAAGATGATGATATTACTACAAAAATGAGGATAAGTTTGCGTAAGCAATTAGAGATTTTCCAAATCTATCAACGTGGTGAATTCCCATTGGGAGTGAAGACTATGCCGCGCTTTAAGGCAGACAATGAAAAACCACTTATGAAagacaaaatagaaaaattagaaaatgttGAAAACGAACTGTTTGGTGTTGGACGAAAACTAAAGCAGTTGAACAAAAGAAAACGGCGGAAGTTGCTCAAATCATTGAATTTCACCGAAGTCGATGAATCGAATTTCGATCAAACTATTATGAAAGCTTTACCAAAGCAATATCTAAAGGAACGTAAGAGAAAATCGAATGCGTTCATGAATAACTGGGTAGAAGAAGAATTAGGTGCAGAAGATATATTGCCAACAAAGAAACAGAAAAACAAGAAGAACAACACCGAAAAATCTAACGGATTCACTGAGCTTGAAGCAGAAGAAACTAGCAATTTTGATGGTGTTAAAGATAACACTCAAGGTGTAGACGAAATCATAGTTCCAACACAAAACGACAAAGTAGAGGaagaaaaactacaaaaaactcCAAAACGTAAAGACTTAGAttctacaaaagcaacaaaagagCAGCAGGCAGAAAAAGTTGATACCaagcacaaaaaacaaaaggaaGGATCAGATACGAAGGCTAAGACTGTGTGGGATACACCATTGGCAGAAGGTGAAATAGAATACTTTATACCATCGCGAAAAATCCAATTGAAAAATGCCAACGCAAATCTTGTGCCAAATCCCTTGGCAAAGAAACTGCAAAATAATGCATCTACACCGGTGAATACAAAAAAAGGGACGAGTACAGCGAGCAACCCCACTCCGACGGGCAGTATAAAGCGTGTAAAGATAGCACTTAAGCATAACACTGCGCAAAATCCTAGTGAGTATATAAAGCAAATTAAGAGTTCTCCAAATTTGCCATATGATGCGGACAAGAAGCCTGGAAAGGGCTTGTTGAAACCCAACTCAATGCCTAGTCCAATTAATccattttataaaaagaaaattggtTTACGCCTAGCTAACGATACGATTTGA
- the PGRP-LE gene encoding peptidoglycan-recognition protein LE — protein sequence MSEIGDLNATKEAATREWIEQQKQVGHSEIEEDEISSIAESSIISSSDGDYETEAEEDFDLTNNTLTTTVLGSQYTPTDMSVVIENLRQLLNSINSVQTLENVHIENSSNVSIGNVTNINGNIQIIQRIKKQLPLTRRQTSSTKNNNESPITPVSEEQEERVKRDAFIDRIKYKIPKELCAVIPRSTWLAQKPMEDYDYIEESVKLVIVSHTATESSEKQAINIRIIRDIQCFHIESREWNDIAYNFLVGCDGNVYEGRGWGVVGAHTIGYNSKSMGISFIGCFMRQLPTEAALNACKNFLKRGVEEGRLAPDYKLIAHCQCRSTESPGRKLYEELQTWNHFYNIGEEEDNE from the exons ATGTCCGAAATTGGTGATCTAAATGCTACCAAAGAGGCCGCAACACGGGAATGGATAGAGCAACAGAAACAAGTCGGCCACTCTGAAATAGAAGAGGATGAAATTTCGTCTATAGCGGAATCCTCAATAATTTCCAGCAGTGATGGCGATTACGAAACAGAAGCTGAAGAGGATTTTGATCTAACAAATAATACATTAACCACTACAGTATTGGGTAGTCAGTATA CGCCCACTGATATGTCGGTAGTAATAGAAAATCTTCGACAGTTACTGAATTCTATAAATAGTGTTCAGACGTTGGAAAATGTACATATTGAAAATTCTTCAAATGTTTCGATCGGCAACGTCACAAACATTAATGGCAATATACAGATAATACAGCGCATTAAAAAGCAACTGCCACTTACGAGGCGACAAACTTCTAGcaccaaaaataataatgaatcgCCAATAACACCCGTTAGCGAGGAGCAAGAGGAGCGTGTCAAACGGGATGCATTTATCGATCGCATAA AATATAAAATACCCAAAGAGCTTTGTGCCGTCATTCCACGGAGCACTTGGCTTGCCCAAAAGCCCATGGAGGATTACGATTACATAGAAGAGTCGGTAAAGTTAGtgattgtat CACATACCGCGACAGAGAGCTCGGAGAAGCAAGCGATAAATATACGCATAATTCGAGACATACag TGCTTTCACATCGAATCACGCGAATGGAACGACATCGCCTACAACTTTCTGGTCGGTTGTGATGGCAATGTTTACGAAGGTCGCGGATGGGGTGTGGTGGGTGCCCACACAATTGGCTACAATTCAAAATCCATGGGTATTTCATTTATTGGTTGCTTCATGCGACAATTACCCACCGAAGCTGCATTGAATGCTTGCAAAAACTTTTTGAAGAG AGGTGTTGAGGAAGGCCGTTTGGCACCAGATTACAAACTTATTGCGCATTGTCAGTGTCGTTCGACAGAGAGCCCTGGTCGTAAACTATATGAAGAGTTGCAAACTTGGAATCATTTTTACAATATCGGTGAAGAGGAGGACAATGAATAG